The window TAACAGAAGAGCATCACAATTTGTCTCTAAGTTTCAATGTAGACGGCTGTACGACCCAAACTATACAAAGTGAGAGACAAATAAAACCATTAAGAATTTCATCAGAAAAGCAAACTTCGTGTGAAAATACAGATCTCACAACCTCTTACCTCCATAATAACACAGGGGGTGTGAAGACAGAATATACATCTGTTTCTGATGAGCATTGCATCAGTGAGGATACTAATGCACTGGAAATTCCCAATGGTCTGCCAGTGAATAACTGTAACTTCAGAGAATATGGTAGAAGCTTTACCAATCCACCTTTTCATACAGACCATCAGAGAAGCCACGAAGAAGAGACACTCTGTAGTAGGCTTAATACACACCAGAGAACCTCCCCAGTAGAGAAGCCTTATGAATGTTTAGAAAGTGGGAAATGGTTTACTCACTCCTCCACTCTCGTCAGAAACCAGAAATCTCATACAGGAGAGAAGCCTTTTTCATGTGCGGAATGTGGGAGAAACTTTATTCAACTCAGAAACCTTGTTTCACATCAGAGAAGACACACAAAAGAAAAGTCACATACATGTcatgaatgtgggaaaagcttcaccCGTAACTCATTTCTGGTTAGACACAAGCTAACTCACACTGCAGAGAAGCCATTTTCTTGCCTTGAGTGTGGGAAAGGCTACACGCAGTACTCACATCTTGTTAGtcatcagaaaacacacacaggagcGGACCTATTTTTTTGCCATGAATGTGGGAAGGGTTTTACTCAATCTTCAGCTCTTGTAAGACACCAGAGAGTTCACTCCATGGAGAAGCCATTTACATGCCCAGAATGCAGGAAACGCTTTAAATATTACTCTGATCTAGTTAGACACCAGAAATCCCATACAGGAGAGAAGCCTTTTTCTTGCACCGAGTGTGGAAAATGCTATACACGCCACTCACATCTTGTCAatcataaaaaaattcacactgGGGATGATCTTTTTTGTTGTCGGGAATGTGGGAAAAGATTTACTAATTACTCGGCTCTTAAAAGACACCTGAAAATTCACTCTGGATAGAAACAATTTGCTCTTTCTGAATGTGGTAAATGCTACACTCGACTCTTTCATCTTACCAGTCATAAGAAAATTCACACTGGGGATAATCTCTTTTGTCTTGAATGTGGGAAAACCTTTACTTATTACTCGACTTGTAGACACCATAAAATTCACTCTGGAGCTAAACCATTTGCTTGCATTGTGTGTGGCAAAGCTTTCACTCAACTCGCTaatcttaggctaggtccccagtgcagccggCGGAGCGTGCAGACGTGTgcgcgcgcctctcaccagccccttacctgctccctggctCTCCCCGGTCCCTCCGCGCTCCCAGGCTCACTGCGCACTATGACGCGTAAGCCGGCAGGGGCTACAGCCAGTTAGTGATCCCGAGCGGCGGCGCATCACGTGGTTttgcagggagccaatcagagaggcgggggagcgagaggggggtgggggtgatatgtgtcatttgtttttgtttgtccGTGGCTCCGCCCCTTGTCATGGCCGTGCCCACACAGCCCGTTTTGGCCACACTCCCCGCGCCTCAGAACGCCACCTGAATATCGCGGTATAGCGCTCTGCACGCGCTGCCAGGTCGCAAGGCGGACGTGCAGGCGCGTGcagtggggcctcagccttaaTGCGCACCAGAAGACTCACAAAGGAGAAGTAATTTGCCTGTTCTGAATGTGGTAAAAGCTACCCTCTACTCATCTTACCAGTCATCAGAAAGTTCACACTGGAGATGTGTGCCAAATGTTTTACTCAGGACTCAACTCTTAAGCACCCAGAATAGGGGACCTACTAATAGGAACATTCTGAAACTATCACTTCTGTTCATGGCATTAATCCTACTCAATGGTTTTGCCAAcatgttaatttattttaataaatttaaaaaaaaatgttttcctgaATTTAGTAGAGTAATTAAATATATGTAGCGCATGTAAAggatagaagggagaggggggatatgatCGAAACTTCCAAATAAATGAAGGGGTTTCAGCAAGGaacaggaggaaagcatatttcagagaaagtaCTCGAACAAGAAGTAATTCTCTGAAGCTGAAGGGTGGAAGGCTTAGAGGAGATGTGAGGAAGTCGTTCTTCACAGGAAGGGAGGTGGATTCACGGAGAAGTTTCCCAATAGATGTGACAGGGGCGAGTAGAGGAACAGAAATAAAATGTTTCTGCAATACATGCAAGGCTGCTagcctaaatatgaaagaaagccaatGATGGAATGGGGTCTGAGGTCTTACAATAGA is drawn from Ascaphus truei isolate aAscTru1 chromosome 7, aAscTru1.hap1, whole genome shotgun sequence and contains these coding sequences:
- the LOC142498855 gene encoding uncharacterized protein LOC142498855, giving the protein MNDLMMRNHKNMSMDQMIGEILQHAFSIIYFLTGEEYCFVKKQHKHVPHTTPRCVSEDFCNIQSLILDCPTNLMNEKIMEHATKIIHLLTGEVSIRFDEVAVYFSKEEWEYLEGHEELYKDVMMEDHQTLNSMDGTVSKNMTEECNTPLWPSDWVTEEHHNLSLSFNVDGCTTQTIQSERQIKPLRISSEKQTSCENTDLTTSYLHNNTGGVKTEYTSVSDEHCISEDTNALEIPNGLPVNNCNFREYGRSFTNPPFHTDHQRSHEEETLCSRLNTHQRTSPVEKPYECLESGKWFTHSSTLVRNQKSHTGEKPFSCAECGRNFIQLRNLVSHQRRHTKEKSHTCHECGKSFTRNSFLVRHKLTHTAEKPFSCLECGKGYTQYSHLVSHQKTHTGADLFFCHECGKGFTQSSALVRHQRVHSMEKPFTCPECRKRFKYYSDLVRHQKSHTGEKPFSCTECGKCYTRHSHLVNHKKIHTGDDLFCCRECGKRFTNYSALKRHLKIHSG